The following coding sequences lie in one Arachis ipaensis cultivar K30076 chromosome B03, Araip1.1, whole genome shotgun sequence genomic window:
- the LOC107634389 gene encoding uncharacterized protein LOC107634389 isoform X1 produces MLILFQTLSHLQAALFQKYDEEMSLLDRISAQKLEETEYLRSMEASPRSISERIASSVKKKAGDIGHNNPYGELEAAYVAQICLTWEALNWNYKNFESKHGWRHEADSGCPASTAQQFQQFQVLLQRYIENEPFEHGRRPEIYARMRLLAPKLLLVPQCPDWENDEKHGGMESRISSASFLKIMEDGIRTFMKFLKADKEKPCQMVAAYFWRNRRITVDPTLLRLIKKVNQKKRKKVKDAGLRRRKLRKGEEEEMDVLMAMIDLKVVSRVLRMKELSEAQLHWCEHKMSKVRIVAGKLQTDYSTPLFFPSI; encoded by the exons ATGCTGATTCTGTTTCAAACTCTGTCTCATTTGCAAGCAG CTTTGTTCCAAAAATATGATGAAGAAATGTCCCTCTTAGACAGAATTAGTGCACAGAAACTTGAGGAAACAG AGTATTTAAGATCCATGGAAGCCTCTCCAAGATCAATTTCAGAGCGTATTGCATCAAGTGTGAAGAAGAAAGCAGGTGATATAGGTCACAATAACCCATATGGTGAACTAGAGGCCGCTTATGTTGCACAGATTTGCTTAACATGGGAAGCTCTTAATTGGAACTACAAAAACTTTGAATCGAAACACGGCTGGCGCCACGAGGCTGATAGCGGTTGTCCTGCCAGCACAGCACAGCAATTCCAGCAATTTCAGGTATTGCTGCAGAGATACATTGAGAATGAGCCCTTTGAACATGGCAGAAGACCAGAGATTTATGCTAGGATGAGGCTCTTGGCACCAAAATTGCTTCTAGTCCCACAATGTCCAG ATTGGGAGAATGATGAAAAGCATGGGGGTATGGAGAGTAGAATATCATCAGCGTCATTCCTGAAGATAATGGAGGATGGGATCCGAACATTCATGAAGTTTTTAAAGGCTGACAAAGAGAAACCGTGTCAGATGGTGGCTGCTTACTTTTGGAGAAATCGGAGAATCACGGTTGATCCAACACTCCTCCGCCTAATCAAGAAAGTTAATCAAAAG AAGAGGAAGAAGGTGAAGGATGCTGGGTTGAGGAGGAGAAAGCTTAGAAAgggtgaagaagaagagatggatgtGTTAATGGCAATGATAGACTTGAAGGTGGTGTCGAGGGTGCTGAGAATGAAGGAGTTGAGCGAAGCGCAGTTGCATTGGTGTGAACACAAGATGAGCAAAGTTAGAATCGTCGCAgggaagcttcaaacagattatTCCACTCCACTTTTCTTCCCTTCAATCTAA
- the LOC107634389 gene encoding uncharacterized protein LOC107634389 isoform X2: protein MSLLDRISAQKLEETEYLRSMEASPRSISERIASSVKKKAGDIGHNNPYGELEAAYVAQICLTWEALNWNYKNFESKHGWRHEADSGCPASTAQQFQQFQVLLQRYIENEPFEHGRRPEIYARMRLLAPKLLLVPQCPDWENDEKHGGMESRISSASFLKIMEDGIRTFMKFLKADKEKPCQMVAAYFWRNRRITVDPTLLRLIKKVNQKKRKKVKDAGLRRRKLRKGEEEEMDVLMAMIDLKVVSRVLRMKELSEAQLHWCEHKMSKVRIVAGKLQTDYSTPLFFPSI from the exons ATGTCCCTCTTAGACAGAATTAGTGCACAGAAACTTGAGGAAACAG AGTATTTAAGATCCATGGAAGCCTCTCCAAGATCAATTTCAGAGCGTATTGCATCAAGTGTGAAGAAGAAAGCAGGTGATATAGGTCACAATAACCCATATGGTGAACTAGAGGCCGCTTATGTTGCACAGATTTGCTTAACATGGGAAGCTCTTAATTGGAACTACAAAAACTTTGAATCGAAACACGGCTGGCGCCACGAGGCTGATAGCGGTTGTCCTGCCAGCACAGCACAGCAATTCCAGCAATTTCAGGTATTGCTGCAGAGATACATTGAGAATGAGCCCTTTGAACATGGCAGAAGACCAGAGATTTATGCTAGGATGAGGCTCTTGGCACCAAAATTGCTTCTAGTCCCACAATGTCCAG ATTGGGAGAATGATGAAAAGCATGGGGGTATGGAGAGTAGAATATCATCAGCGTCATTCCTGAAGATAATGGAGGATGGGATCCGAACATTCATGAAGTTTTTAAAGGCTGACAAAGAGAAACCGTGTCAGATGGTGGCTGCTTACTTTTGGAGAAATCGGAGAATCACGGTTGATCCAACACTCCTCCGCCTAATCAAGAAAGTTAATCAAAAG AAGAGGAAGAAGGTGAAGGATGCTGGGTTGAGGAGGAGAAAGCTTAGAAAgggtgaagaagaagagatggatgtGTTAATGGCAATGATAGACTTGAAGGTGGTGTCGAGGGTGCTGAGAATGAAGGAGTTGAGCGAAGCGCAGTTGCATTGGTGTGAACACAAGATGAGCAAAGTTAGAATCGTCGCAgggaagcttcaaacagattatTCCACTCCACTTTTCTTCCCTTCAATCTAA